One genomic region from Prionailurus bengalensis isolate Pbe53 chromosome C1, Fcat_Pben_1.1_paternal_pri, whole genome shotgun sequence encodes:
- the MUTYH gene encoding adenine DNA glycosylase isoform X4, which produces MKKPRTAVRSCRQKQASGHEGREKQVLSSSQVKPSTPDGLARRQKEVVLRASVSPYHLFRDTAEVTVFRENLLSWYDREKRDLPWRRRAEGEVDPDRRAYAVWVSEVMLQQTQVATVINYYTRWMQKWPTLQDLASASLEEVNQLWAGLGYYSRGRRLQEGAQKVVEELGGHVPHTAETLQKLLPGVGRYTAGAIASIAFGQATGVVDGNVVRVLCRVRAIGADSGSTFVSQQLWSLAQQLVDPARPGDFNQAAMELGATVCTPQHPRCSQCPVQSMCRAHQRVEREQLVASQSLPGSPDVEECAPSAGQCQLCAPPTEPWDQTLGVANFPRKASRRPPREECSATCVLEQPRALGGARILLVQRPKSGLLAGLWEFPSVTVEPSGQCQREALLRELQSWAGPLPATHLQHLGQVVHTFSHIKLTYQVYGLALEGQIPVTITPPGARWLTREEFHAAAVSTAMKKVFRVYEGQRPGTCKGSKRSQVSAPSTQRKPSPGQQVLDSFFRPHHPTDVSSLNSMAQ; this is translated from the exons ATGAAGAAGCCACGAACCGCTGTGAGGAGTTGTCGCCAGAAGCAGGCGTCTGGccatgagggaagggagaagcaggTCCTTAGCAGCAGCCAGGTCAAGCCTTCTACCCCTGATG GCTTGGCCAGGCGGCAGAAGGAGGTGGTATTACGGGCCTCTGTCTCCCCATACCATCTATTCAGAGACACAGCCGAGGTCACAGTCTTTCGGGAGAACCTTCTGAGCTGGTATGACCGAGAGAAACGGGACCTGCCCTGGAGAAGGCGG GCAGAGGGTGAGGTGGACCCTGACAGGCGGGCGTATGCTG tGTGGGTCTCAGAGGTCATGCTGCAGCAGACCCAGGTTGCCACGGTGATCAACTATTATACCCGATGGATGCAG AAGTGGCCAACGCTGCAGGACCTGGCCAGTGCATCCCTGGAG GAGGTGAACCAGCTCTGGGCTGGCCTGGGCTACTATTCTCGAGGCCGGCGGCTGCAGGAGGGAGCCCAGAAG GTGGTAGAAGAGCTAGGGGGCCATGTGCCACATACAGCAGAGACTCTGCAGAAGCTTCTGCCTGGCGTGGGGCGGTACACAGCTGGAGCTATTGCTTCCATTGCCTTTGGTCAG gcaacTGGTGTGGTAGATGGGAATGTAGTACGGGTGCTGTGCCGTGTCCGAGCCATTGGTGCTGATTCCGGAAGCACCTTTGTCTCCCAGCAGCTCTG GAGCTTAGCCCAGCAGCTGGTAGACCCAGCCCGGCCAGGGGACTTTAACCAAGCAGCCATGGAGCTGGGGGCCACAGTATGCACCCCACAGCACCCACGCTGCAGCCAGTGCCCTGTGCAGAGCATGTGCCGGGCACACCAGAGG GTGGAGCGGGAACAGCTCGTAGCCTCACAGAGCCTGCCAGGCAGTCCTGATGTGGAGGAGTGTG CTCCCAGCGCTGGACAGTGCCAGCTGTGTGCGCCTCCCACAGAGCCCTGGGACCAGACCCTGGGAGTGGCCAACTTTCCCAGAAAGGCCAGCCGGAGGCCCCCCAGGGAGGAGTGCTCTGCCACCTGTGTTCTGGAGCAGCCCAGGGCCCTTGGGGGTGCTCGAATTCTGCTGGTGCAGAGGCCTAAGTCAG GTCTGCTGGCAGGACTGTGGGAGTTCCCATCTGTGACTGTAGAGCCCTCAGGGCAATGTCAGCGTGAGGCCCTGCTGCGGGAACTGCAGAGTTGGGCTGGGCCCCTCCCAGCCACCCACCTCCAGCACCTTGGGCAG GTGGTCCACACCTTCTCTCACATCAAGTTGACATATCAAGTATATGGTTTGGCCCTGGAAGGGCAGATCCCAGTGACCATCACACCACCTGGAGCTCGCTGGCTGACCCGGGAGGAGTTTCACGCCGCAGCTGTCTCCACCGCCATGAAAAAG GTGTTCCGTGTGTACGAGGGCCAACGGCCGGGGACCTGCAAG GGTTCCAAAAGATCCCAGGTGTCTGCTCCATCCACGCAGAGAAAGCCCAGCCCAGGCCAGCAAGTCCTGGATAGTTTCTTTCGTCCCCACCACCCCACTGATGTATCCAGCCTCAACAGTATGGCGCAGTGA
- the MUTYH gene encoding adenine DNA glycosylase isoform X5: MKKPRTAVRSCRQKQASGHEGREKQVLSSSQVKPSTPDGTMPKFPEAPAGLARRQKEVVLRASVSPYHLFRDTAEVTVFRENLLSWYDREKRDLPWRRRAEGEVDPDRRAYAVWVSEVMLQQTQVATVINYYTRWMQKWPTLQDLASASLEEVNQLWAGLGYYSRGRRLQEGAQKVVEELGGHVPHTAETLQKLLPGVGRYTAGAIASIAFGQATGVVDGNVVRVLCRVRAIGADSGSTFVSQQLWSLAQQLVDPARPGDFNQAAMELGATVCTPQHPRCSQCPVQSMCRAHQRVEREQLVASQSLPGSPDVEECAPSAGQCQLCAPPTEPWDQTLGVANFPRKASRRPPREECSATCVLEQPRALGGARILLVQRPKSGLLAGLWEFPSVTVEPSGQCQREALLRELQSWAGPLPATHLQHLGQVVHTFSHIKLTYQVYGLALEGQIPVTITPPGARWLTREEFHAAAVSTAMKKVFRVYEGQRPGTCKGSKRSQVSAPSTQRKPSPGQQVLDSFFRPHHPTDVSSLNSMAQ, encoded by the exons ATGAAGAAGCCACGAACCGCTGTGAGGAGTTGTCGCCAGAAGCAGGCGTCTGGccatgagggaagggagaagcaggTCCTTAGCAGCAGCCAGGTCAAGCCTTCTACCCCTGATG GAACTATGCCTAAGTTTCCTGAGGCCCCAGCAGGCTTGGCCAGGCGGCAGAAGGAGGTGGTATTACGGGCCTCTGTCTCCCCATACCATCTATTCAGAGACACAGCCGAGGTCACAGTCTTTCGGGAGAACCTTCTGAGCTGGTATGACCGAGAGAAACGGGACCTGCCCTGGAGAAGGCGG GCAGAGGGTGAGGTGGACCCTGACAGGCGGGCGTATGCTG tGTGGGTCTCAGAGGTCATGCTGCAGCAGACCCAGGTTGCCACGGTGATCAACTATTATACCCGATGGATGCAG AAGTGGCCAACGCTGCAGGACCTGGCCAGTGCATCCCTGGAG GAGGTGAACCAGCTCTGGGCTGGCCTGGGCTACTATTCTCGAGGCCGGCGGCTGCAGGAGGGAGCCCAGAAG GTGGTAGAAGAGCTAGGGGGCCATGTGCCACATACAGCAGAGACTCTGCAGAAGCTTCTGCCTGGCGTGGGGCGGTACACAGCTGGAGCTATTGCTTCCATTGCCTTTGGTCAG gcaacTGGTGTGGTAGATGGGAATGTAGTACGGGTGCTGTGCCGTGTCCGAGCCATTGGTGCTGATTCCGGAAGCACCTTTGTCTCCCAGCAGCTCTG GAGCTTAGCCCAGCAGCTGGTAGACCCAGCCCGGCCAGGGGACTTTAACCAAGCAGCCATGGAGCTGGGGGCCACAGTATGCACCCCACAGCACCCACGCTGCAGCCAGTGCCCTGTGCAGAGCATGTGCCGGGCACACCAGAGG GTGGAGCGGGAACAGCTCGTAGCCTCACAGAGCCTGCCAGGCAGTCCTGATGTGGAGGAGTGTG CTCCCAGCGCTGGACAGTGCCAGCTGTGTGCGCCTCCCACAGAGCCCTGGGACCAGACCCTGGGAGTGGCCAACTTTCCCAGAAAGGCCAGCCGGAGGCCCCCCAGGGAGGAGTGCTCTGCCACCTGTGTTCTGGAGCAGCCCAGGGCCCTTGGGGGTGCTCGAATTCTGCTGGTGCAGAGGCCTAAGTCAG GTCTGCTGGCAGGACTGTGGGAGTTCCCATCTGTGACTGTAGAGCCCTCAGGGCAATGTCAGCGTGAGGCCCTGCTGCGGGAACTGCAGAGTTGGGCTGGGCCCCTCCCAGCCACCCACCTCCAGCACCTTGGGCAG GTGGTCCACACCTTCTCTCACATCAAGTTGACATATCAAGTATATGGTTTGGCCCTGGAAGGGCAGATCCCAGTGACCATCACACCACCTGGAGCTCGCTGGCTGACCCGGGAGGAGTTTCACGCCGCAGCTGTCTCCACCGCCATGAAAAAG GTGTTCCGTGTGTACGAGGGCCAACGGCCGGGGACCTGCAAG GGTTCCAAAAGATCCCAGGTGTCTGCTCCATCCACGCAGAGAAAGCCCAGCCCAGGCCAGCAAGTCCTGGATAGTTTCTTTCGTCCCCACCACCCCACTGATGTATCCAGCCTCAACAGTATGGCGCAGTGA
- the MUTYH gene encoding adenine DNA glycosylase isoform X2, whose translation MLSDIPKEALSTHAITDYANVGPSEVTCRNSPTGHTSVPQPAKSNPMSIWRAIMKKPRTAVRSCRQKQASGHEGREKQVLSSSQVKPSTPDGLARRQKEVVLRASVSPYHLFRDTAEVTVFRENLLSWYDREKRDLPWRRRAEGEVDPDRRAYAVWVSEVMLQQTQVATVINYYTRWMQKWPTLQDLASASLEEVNQLWAGLGYYSRGRRLQEGAQKVVEELGGHVPHTAETLQKLLPGVGRYTAGAIASIAFGQATGVVDGNVVRVLCRVRAIGADSGSTFVSQQLWSLAQQLVDPARPGDFNQAAMELGATVCTPQHPRCSQCPVQSMCRAHQRVEREQLVASQSLPGSPDVEECAPSAGQCQLCAPPTEPWDQTLGVANFPRKASRRPPREECSATCVLEQPRALGGARILLVQRPKSGLLAGLWEFPSVTVEPSGQCQREALLRELQSWAGPLPATHLQHLGQVVHTFSHIKLTYQVYGLALEGQIPVTITPPGARWLTREEFHAAAVSTAMKKVFRVYEGQRPGTCKGSKRSQVSAPSTQRKPSPGQQVLDSFFRPHHPTDVSSLNSMAQ comes from the exons ATGCTCTCAGACATACCTAAAGAAGCCCTGTCCACACACGCAATCACA GACTATGCTAATGTTGGTCCCTCTGAAGTCACTTGCAGAAACAGCCCTACTGGTCATACCTCAGTGCCACAGCCAGCCAAGAGCAACCCCATGAGCATCTGGAGA GCCATCATGAAGAAGCCACGAACCGCTGTGAGGAGTTGTCGCCAGAAGCAGGCGTCTGGccatgagggaagggagaagcaggTCCTTAGCAGCAGCCAGGTCAAGCCTTCTACCCCTGATG GCTTGGCCAGGCGGCAGAAGGAGGTGGTATTACGGGCCTCTGTCTCCCCATACCATCTATTCAGAGACACAGCCGAGGTCACAGTCTTTCGGGAGAACCTTCTGAGCTGGTATGACCGAGAGAAACGGGACCTGCCCTGGAGAAGGCGG GCAGAGGGTGAGGTGGACCCTGACAGGCGGGCGTATGCTG tGTGGGTCTCAGAGGTCATGCTGCAGCAGACCCAGGTTGCCACGGTGATCAACTATTATACCCGATGGATGCAG AAGTGGCCAACGCTGCAGGACCTGGCCAGTGCATCCCTGGAG GAGGTGAACCAGCTCTGGGCTGGCCTGGGCTACTATTCTCGAGGCCGGCGGCTGCAGGAGGGAGCCCAGAAG GTGGTAGAAGAGCTAGGGGGCCATGTGCCACATACAGCAGAGACTCTGCAGAAGCTTCTGCCTGGCGTGGGGCGGTACACAGCTGGAGCTATTGCTTCCATTGCCTTTGGTCAG gcaacTGGTGTGGTAGATGGGAATGTAGTACGGGTGCTGTGCCGTGTCCGAGCCATTGGTGCTGATTCCGGAAGCACCTTTGTCTCCCAGCAGCTCTG GAGCTTAGCCCAGCAGCTGGTAGACCCAGCCCGGCCAGGGGACTTTAACCAAGCAGCCATGGAGCTGGGGGCCACAGTATGCACCCCACAGCACCCACGCTGCAGCCAGTGCCCTGTGCAGAGCATGTGCCGGGCACACCAGAGG GTGGAGCGGGAACAGCTCGTAGCCTCACAGAGCCTGCCAGGCAGTCCTGATGTGGAGGAGTGTG CTCCCAGCGCTGGACAGTGCCAGCTGTGTGCGCCTCCCACAGAGCCCTGGGACCAGACCCTGGGAGTGGCCAACTTTCCCAGAAAGGCCAGCCGGAGGCCCCCCAGGGAGGAGTGCTCTGCCACCTGTGTTCTGGAGCAGCCCAGGGCCCTTGGGGGTGCTCGAATTCTGCTGGTGCAGAGGCCTAAGTCAG GTCTGCTGGCAGGACTGTGGGAGTTCCCATCTGTGACTGTAGAGCCCTCAGGGCAATGTCAGCGTGAGGCCCTGCTGCGGGAACTGCAGAGTTGGGCTGGGCCCCTCCCAGCCACCCACCTCCAGCACCTTGGGCAG GTGGTCCACACCTTCTCTCACATCAAGTTGACATATCAAGTATATGGTTTGGCCCTGGAAGGGCAGATCCCAGTGACCATCACACCACCTGGAGCTCGCTGGCTGACCCGGGAGGAGTTTCACGCCGCAGCTGTCTCCACCGCCATGAAAAAG GTGTTCCGTGTGTACGAGGGCCAACGGCCGGGGACCTGCAAG GGTTCCAAAAGATCCCAGGTGTCTGCTCCATCCACGCAGAGAAAGCCCAGCCCAGGCCAGCAAGTCCTGGATAGTTTCTTTCGTCCCCACCACCCCACTGATGTATCCAGCCTCAACAGTATGGCGCAGTGA
- the MUTYH gene encoding adenine DNA glycosylase isoform X3 produces MSIWRAIMKKPRTAVRSCRQKQASGHEGREKQVLSSSQVKPSTPDGTMPKFPEAPAGLARRQKEVVLRASVSPYHLFRDTAEVTVFRENLLSWYDREKRDLPWRRRAEGEVDPDRRAYAVWVSEVMLQQTQVATVINYYTRWMQKWPTLQDLASASLEEVNQLWAGLGYYSRGRRLQEGAQKVVEELGGHVPHTAETLQKLLPGVGRYTAGAIASIAFGQATGVVDGNVVRVLCRVRAIGADSGSTFVSQQLWSLAQQLVDPARPGDFNQAAMELGATVCTPQHPRCSQCPVQSMCRAHQRVEREQLVASQSLPGSPDVEECAPSAGQCQLCAPPTEPWDQTLGVANFPRKASRRPPREECSATCVLEQPRALGGARILLVQRPKSGLLAGLWEFPSVTVEPSGQCQREALLRELQSWAGPLPATHLQHLGQVVHTFSHIKLTYQVYGLALEGQIPVTITPPGARWLTREEFHAAAVSTAMKKVFRVYEGQRPGTCKGSKRSQVSAPSTQRKPSPGQQVLDSFFRPHHPTDVSSLNSMAQ; encoded by the exons ATGAGCATCTGGAGA GCCATCATGAAGAAGCCACGAACCGCTGTGAGGAGTTGTCGCCAGAAGCAGGCGTCTGGccatgagggaagggagaagcaggTCCTTAGCAGCAGCCAGGTCAAGCCTTCTACCCCTGATG GAACTATGCCTAAGTTTCCTGAGGCCCCAGCAGGCTTGGCCAGGCGGCAGAAGGAGGTGGTATTACGGGCCTCTGTCTCCCCATACCATCTATTCAGAGACACAGCCGAGGTCACAGTCTTTCGGGAGAACCTTCTGAGCTGGTATGACCGAGAGAAACGGGACCTGCCCTGGAGAAGGCGG GCAGAGGGTGAGGTGGACCCTGACAGGCGGGCGTATGCTG tGTGGGTCTCAGAGGTCATGCTGCAGCAGACCCAGGTTGCCACGGTGATCAACTATTATACCCGATGGATGCAG AAGTGGCCAACGCTGCAGGACCTGGCCAGTGCATCCCTGGAG GAGGTGAACCAGCTCTGGGCTGGCCTGGGCTACTATTCTCGAGGCCGGCGGCTGCAGGAGGGAGCCCAGAAG GTGGTAGAAGAGCTAGGGGGCCATGTGCCACATACAGCAGAGACTCTGCAGAAGCTTCTGCCTGGCGTGGGGCGGTACACAGCTGGAGCTATTGCTTCCATTGCCTTTGGTCAG gcaacTGGTGTGGTAGATGGGAATGTAGTACGGGTGCTGTGCCGTGTCCGAGCCATTGGTGCTGATTCCGGAAGCACCTTTGTCTCCCAGCAGCTCTG GAGCTTAGCCCAGCAGCTGGTAGACCCAGCCCGGCCAGGGGACTTTAACCAAGCAGCCATGGAGCTGGGGGCCACAGTATGCACCCCACAGCACCCACGCTGCAGCCAGTGCCCTGTGCAGAGCATGTGCCGGGCACACCAGAGG GTGGAGCGGGAACAGCTCGTAGCCTCACAGAGCCTGCCAGGCAGTCCTGATGTGGAGGAGTGTG CTCCCAGCGCTGGACAGTGCCAGCTGTGTGCGCCTCCCACAGAGCCCTGGGACCAGACCCTGGGAGTGGCCAACTTTCCCAGAAAGGCCAGCCGGAGGCCCCCCAGGGAGGAGTGCTCTGCCACCTGTGTTCTGGAGCAGCCCAGGGCCCTTGGGGGTGCTCGAATTCTGCTGGTGCAGAGGCCTAAGTCAG GTCTGCTGGCAGGACTGTGGGAGTTCCCATCTGTGACTGTAGAGCCCTCAGGGCAATGTCAGCGTGAGGCCCTGCTGCGGGAACTGCAGAGTTGGGCTGGGCCCCTCCCAGCCACCCACCTCCAGCACCTTGGGCAG GTGGTCCACACCTTCTCTCACATCAAGTTGACATATCAAGTATATGGTTTGGCCCTGGAAGGGCAGATCCCAGTGACCATCACACCACCTGGAGCTCGCTGGCTGACCCGGGAGGAGTTTCACGCCGCAGCTGTCTCCACCGCCATGAAAAAG GTGTTCCGTGTGTACGAGGGCCAACGGCCGGGGACCTGCAAG GGTTCCAAAAGATCCCAGGTGTCTGCTCCATCCACGCAGAGAAAGCCCAGCCCAGGCCAGCAAGTCCTGGATAGTTTCTTTCGTCCCCACCACCCCACTGATGTATCCAGCCTCAACAGTATGGCGCAGTGA
- the MUTYH gene encoding adenine DNA glycosylase isoform X6 codes for MTERNGTCPGEGGQRVRWTLTGGRMLKWPTLQDLASASLEEVNQLWAGLGYYSRGRRLQEGAQKVVEELGGHVPHTAETLQKLLPGVGRYTAGAIASIAFGQATGVVDGNVVRVLCRVRAIGADSGSTFVSQQLWSLAQQLVDPARPGDFNQAAMELGATVCTPQHPRCSQCPVQSMCRAHQRVEREQLVASQSLPGSPDVEECAPSAGQCQLCAPPTEPWDQTLGVANFPRKASRRPPREECSATCVLEQPRALGGARILLVQRPKSGLLAGLWEFPSVTVEPSGQCQREALLRELQSWAGPLPATHLQHLGQVVHTFSHIKLTYQVYGLALEGQIPVTITPPGARWLTREEFHAAAVSTAMKKVFRVYEGQRPGTCKGSKRSQVSAPSTQRKPSPGQQVLDSFFRPHHPTDVSSLNSMAQ; via the exons ATGACCGAGAGAAACGGGACCTGCCCTGGAGAAGGCGG GCAGAGGGTGAGGTGGACCCTGACAGGCGGGCGTATGCTG AAGTGGCCAACGCTGCAGGACCTGGCCAGTGCATCCCTGGAG GAGGTGAACCAGCTCTGGGCTGGCCTGGGCTACTATTCTCGAGGCCGGCGGCTGCAGGAGGGAGCCCAGAAG GTGGTAGAAGAGCTAGGGGGCCATGTGCCACATACAGCAGAGACTCTGCAGAAGCTTCTGCCTGGCGTGGGGCGGTACACAGCTGGAGCTATTGCTTCCATTGCCTTTGGTCAG gcaacTGGTGTGGTAGATGGGAATGTAGTACGGGTGCTGTGCCGTGTCCGAGCCATTGGTGCTGATTCCGGAAGCACCTTTGTCTCCCAGCAGCTCTG GAGCTTAGCCCAGCAGCTGGTAGACCCAGCCCGGCCAGGGGACTTTAACCAAGCAGCCATGGAGCTGGGGGCCACAGTATGCACCCCACAGCACCCACGCTGCAGCCAGTGCCCTGTGCAGAGCATGTGCCGGGCACACCAGAGG GTGGAGCGGGAACAGCTCGTAGCCTCACAGAGCCTGCCAGGCAGTCCTGATGTGGAGGAGTGTG CTCCCAGCGCTGGACAGTGCCAGCTGTGTGCGCCTCCCACAGAGCCCTGGGACCAGACCCTGGGAGTGGCCAACTTTCCCAGAAAGGCCAGCCGGAGGCCCCCCAGGGAGGAGTGCTCTGCCACCTGTGTTCTGGAGCAGCCCAGGGCCCTTGGGGGTGCTCGAATTCTGCTGGTGCAGAGGCCTAAGTCAG GTCTGCTGGCAGGACTGTGGGAGTTCCCATCTGTGACTGTAGAGCCCTCAGGGCAATGTCAGCGTGAGGCCCTGCTGCGGGAACTGCAGAGTTGGGCTGGGCCCCTCCCAGCCACCCACCTCCAGCACCTTGGGCAG GTGGTCCACACCTTCTCTCACATCAAGTTGACATATCAAGTATATGGTTTGGCCCTGGAAGGGCAGATCCCAGTGACCATCACACCACCTGGAGCTCGCTGGCTGACCCGGGAGGAGTTTCACGCCGCAGCTGTCTCCACCGCCATGAAAAAG GTGTTCCGTGTGTACGAGGGCCAACGGCCGGGGACCTGCAAG GGTTCCAAAAGATCCCAGGTGTCTGCTCCATCCACGCAGAGAAAGCCCAGCCCAGGCCAGCAAGTCCTGGATAGTTTCTTTCGTCCCCACCACCCCACTGATGTATCCAGCCTCAACAGTATGGCGCAGTGA
- the MUTYH gene encoding adenine DNA glycosylase isoform X1, producing the protein MLSDIPKEALSTHAITDYANVGPSEVTCRNSPTGHTSVPQPAKSNPMSIWRAIMKKPRTAVRSCRQKQASGHEGREKQVLSSSQVKPSTPDGTMPKFPEAPAGLARRQKEVVLRASVSPYHLFRDTAEVTVFRENLLSWYDREKRDLPWRRRAEGEVDPDRRAYAVWVSEVMLQQTQVATVINYYTRWMQKWPTLQDLASASLEEVNQLWAGLGYYSRGRRLQEGAQKVVEELGGHVPHTAETLQKLLPGVGRYTAGAIASIAFGQATGVVDGNVVRVLCRVRAIGADSGSTFVSQQLWSLAQQLVDPARPGDFNQAAMELGATVCTPQHPRCSQCPVQSMCRAHQRVEREQLVASQSLPGSPDVEECAPSAGQCQLCAPPTEPWDQTLGVANFPRKASRRPPREECSATCVLEQPRALGGARILLVQRPKSGLLAGLWEFPSVTVEPSGQCQREALLRELQSWAGPLPATHLQHLGQVVHTFSHIKLTYQVYGLALEGQIPVTITPPGARWLTREEFHAAAVSTAMKKVFRVYEGQRPGTCKGSKRSQVSAPSTQRKPSPGQQVLDSFFRPHHPTDVSSLNSMAQ; encoded by the exons ATGCTCTCAGACATACCTAAAGAAGCCCTGTCCACACACGCAATCACA GACTATGCTAATGTTGGTCCCTCTGAAGTCACTTGCAGAAACAGCCCTACTGGTCATACCTCAGTGCCACAGCCAGCCAAGAGCAACCCCATGAGCATCTGGAGA GCCATCATGAAGAAGCCACGAACCGCTGTGAGGAGTTGTCGCCAGAAGCAGGCGTCTGGccatgagggaagggagaagcaggTCCTTAGCAGCAGCCAGGTCAAGCCTTCTACCCCTGATG GAACTATGCCTAAGTTTCCTGAGGCCCCAGCAGGCTTGGCCAGGCGGCAGAAGGAGGTGGTATTACGGGCCTCTGTCTCCCCATACCATCTATTCAGAGACACAGCCGAGGTCACAGTCTTTCGGGAGAACCTTCTGAGCTGGTATGACCGAGAGAAACGGGACCTGCCCTGGAGAAGGCGG GCAGAGGGTGAGGTGGACCCTGACAGGCGGGCGTATGCTG tGTGGGTCTCAGAGGTCATGCTGCAGCAGACCCAGGTTGCCACGGTGATCAACTATTATACCCGATGGATGCAG AAGTGGCCAACGCTGCAGGACCTGGCCAGTGCATCCCTGGAG GAGGTGAACCAGCTCTGGGCTGGCCTGGGCTACTATTCTCGAGGCCGGCGGCTGCAGGAGGGAGCCCAGAAG GTGGTAGAAGAGCTAGGGGGCCATGTGCCACATACAGCAGAGACTCTGCAGAAGCTTCTGCCTGGCGTGGGGCGGTACACAGCTGGAGCTATTGCTTCCATTGCCTTTGGTCAG gcaacTGGTGTGGTAGATGGGAATGTAGTACGGGTGCTGTGCCGTGTCCGAGCCATTGGTGCTGATTCCGGAAGCACCTTTGTCTCCCAGCAGCTCTG GAGCTTAGCCCAGCAGCTGGTAGACCCAGCCCGGCCAGGGGACTTTAACCAAGCAGCCATGGAGCTGGGGGCCACAGTATGCACCCCACAGCACCCACGCTGCAGCCAGTGCCCTGTGCAGAGCATGTGCCGGGCACACCAGAGG GTGGAGCGGGAACAGCTCGTAGCCTCACAGAGCCTGCCAGGCAGTCCTGATGTGGAGGAGTGTG CTCCCAGCGCTGGACAGTGCCAGCTGTGTGCGCCTCCCACAGAGCCCTGGGACCAGACCCTGGGAGTGGCCAACTTTCCCAGAAAGGCCAGCCGGAGGCCCCCCAGGGAGGAGTGCTCTGCCACCTGTGTTCTGGAGCAGCCCAGGGCCCTTGGGGGTGCTCGAATTCTGCTGGTGCAGAGGCCTAAGTCAG GTCTGCTGGCAGGACTGTGGGAGTTCCCATCTGTGACTGTAGAGCCCTCAGGGCAATGTCAGCGTGAGGCCCTGCTGCGGGAACTGCAGAGTTGGGCTGGGCCCCTCCCAGCCACCCACCTCCAGCACCTTGGGCAG GTGGTCCACACCTTCTCTCACATCAAGTTGACATATCAAGTATATGGTTTGGCCCTGGAAGGGCAGATCCCAGTGACCATCACACCACCTGGAGCTCGCTGGCTGACCCGGGAGGAGTTTCACGCCGCAGCTGTCTCCACCGCCATGAAAAAG GTGTTCCGTGTGTACGAGGGCCAACGGCCGGGGACCTGCAAG GGTTCCAAAAGATCCCAGGTGTCTGCTCCATCCACGCAGAGAAAGCCCAGCCCAGGCCAGCAAGTCCTGGATAGTTTCTTTCGTCCCCACCACCCCACTGATGTATCCAGCCTCAACAGTATGGCGCAGTGA
- the HPDL gene encoding 4-hydroxyphenylpyruvate dioxygenase-like protein, producing MAASARRLCHIAFHVPAGQPLAQDLQLLFGFQPLAVREADGWRQLALRSGDAVFLVNEGAGPQEPLYGLDPRHAVPSATNLCFDVVDTGAAARALVARGCSVPIPPVSVRDSQGTATYAVVRSPVGNLSLTLLERAGFGGPFLPGFRPVPCATRPGWVSHVDHLTLACTCGSSPTLMRWFHDCLDFRHLPLSPDEDPELGFEVTAGSGPGGLKLTALQTTPGSAAPTLVLAESLPGAASGQDQVEQFLARHRGPGLQHVGLYTPNIIEATERVAVAGGQLLAPPEAYYQQPGKERQILAAGHEPSRLARQGILLDGDEGKFLLQVFTKSLFPEDTFFLELIQRQGATGFGQGNIRALWQSVQEEQASRNQET from the coding sequence ATGGCCGCGTCCGCCCGTCGTCTGTGCCACATCGCTTTCCACGTGCCCGCGGGGCAGCCCCTTGCCCAAGATCTGCAGCTTCTCTTCGGGTTCCAGCCCCTGGCGGTGCGGGAAGCAGACGGCTGGCGGCAGTTGGCCCTGCGCAGCGGCGACGCGGTCTTTTTGGTGAACGAGGGCGCTgggccccaggagcccctgtacgGCCTGGACCCACGTCATGCTGTGCCCAGCGCCACCAACCTGTGTTTCGACGTGGTGGATACGGGCGCTGCCGCCCGGGCGTTGGTTGCGCGGGGCTGCAGCGTGCCGATTCCCCCTGTTAGCGTGCGGGATTCTCAGGGCACAGCCACCTATGCGGTGGTCAGATCACCTGTGGGCAACCTCAGCCTGACTCTGCTGGAGCGCGCCGGCTTCGGAGGGCCTTTCCTGCCGGGCTTCAGGCCTGTGCCCTGTGCAACCCGCCCAGGCTGGGTCAGCCACGTGGACCACCTGACCCTGGCCTGCACCTGTGGCAGCTCCCCCACATTGATGCGCTGGTTCCACGACTGCCTAGACTTTCGCCACCTGCCACTGAGCCCAGATGAGGATCCGGAGCTGGGCTTCGAGGTGACAGCAGGATCTGGGCCAGGGGGACTGAAGCTCACCGCCCTGCAGACCACACCAGGCAGCGCTGCCCCCACCCTTGTACTGGCTGAGTCCCTGCCAGGGGCTGCCAGTGGACAGGACCAGGTGGAGCAGTTCCTGGCCCGGCACAGGGGACCAGGACTGCAGCACGTGGGGCTGTACACGCCGAACATAATAGAAGCCACTGAACGGGTAGCAGTGGCGGGGGGCCAGCTCCTGGCTCCTCCTGAGGCATACTACCAGCAGCCGGGCAAGGAAAGGCAAATCCTAGCTGCTGGGCATGAGCCTAGCCGGCTAGCCCGACAGGGGATCCTGCTAGATGGCGATGAAGGCAAGTTTCTGCTTCAAGTCTTCACCAAGTCTCTCTTTCCAGAGGACACCTTCTTCCTGGAGCTGATTCAGAGGCAGGGGGCGACAGGCTTTGGCCAGGGCAACATCCGGGCCCTGTGGCAGTCGGTGCAGGAGGAGCAAGCCTCCAGGAACCAAGAAACCTGA